In one window of Onychomys torridus chromosome 5, mOncTor1.1, whole genome shotgun sequence DNA:
- the Nol3 gene encoding nucleolar protein 3, translating to MGNVQERPSETIDRERKRLVDTLQADSGLLLDTLVARGVLTGPEYEALDALPDAERRVRRLLLLVQSKGEAACQELLRCAQHTVRVPDPAWDWQHVGPGYRDRSYDPPCSGHWTPEAPSSGTVCPGLPRASEQEEIGGPEGSEAVHSGTPEEPGLEAEASEGDEPNLEQQTEPEPEPEVEPEPEVEPEPELEPEPEPELEPEPEPEPEPEPEPEPEEPDFQEDESEDS from the exons AGACCATTGACCGGGAACGGAAACGGCTGGTAGATACGTTGCAGGCTGACTCTGGGCTGCTGCTGGACACGCTGGTGGCCCGGGGCGTGCTCACCGGGCCTGAGTATGAAGCCTTGGATGCGCTGCCTGATGCAGAGCGCAGGGTGCGCCGCCTGCTGCTGTTGGTGCAGAGCAAAGGCGAGGCAGCCTGCCAGGAGCTCCTGCGCTGTGCCCAGCATACTGTGCGTGTGCCCGACCCCGCCTGGGATTGGCAGCACGTGGGGCCTG GCTACCGGGACCGCAGCTATGACCCTCCATGCTCAGGTCACTGGACGCCTGAGGCACCCAGTTCAGGGACCGTATGTCCTGGGCTGCCCAGAGCTTCAGAGCAAGAGGAGATTGGAGGTCCGGAGGGCTCTGAGGCAGTGCACTCTGGAACCCCAGAGGAGCCAGGACTAGAAGCTGAAGCCTCTGAAGGGGATGAACCGAACCTGGAACAACAAACGGAACCGGAACCAGAGCCAGAGGTAGAACCAGAGCCAGAGGTAGAACCGGAGCCGGAACTGGAGCCGGAACCGGAGCCGGAGCTggagccggagccggagccggagccggagcctgagccggagccggagccggAGGAACCTGACTTCCAAGAAGATGAGTCTGAAG ATTCCTGA